A region of Moorena sp. SIOASIH DNA encodes the following proteins:
- a CDS encoding Uma2 family endonuclease: MMFVTLNLENVDFTDNQFYHLCQVNPEFQIERTAKGELIIMPPVGGISGNQEADLITELTIWNRQTKLGKVFSSSTMFKLPNGGDRSPDAAWVKLDRWQALTPEQQQKFPPICPDFVIELRSRTDALKPLQDKMQEYLNSGLQLGWLINPQNQQIEIYRPNQPVEIVQFPVSLSGEYILPGFVLTVPI, encoded by the coding sequence ATGATGTTTGTCACCCTTAACTTAGAAAATGTGGATTTTACCGATAATCAATTTTATCATCTTTGTCAAGTAAATCCAGAATTCCAGATAGAGCGCACTGCTAAGGGAGAATTAATTATCATGCCACCAGTAGGAGGAATTAGTGGAAATCAAGAAGCAGATTTGATTACTGAACTAACCATTTGGAATCGCCAAACTAAACTAGGTAAAGTTTTCAGTTCCTCCACCATGTTTAAACTACCTAACGGCGGAGATAGATCCCCTGATGCAGCTTGGGTAAAGTTAGACCGTTGGCAAGCCCTCACTCCAGAACAACAGCAAAAATTTCCCCCGATTTGCCCTGATTTTGTGATTGAATTGCGTTCACGGACAGACGCCCTTAAACCTCTACAAGACAAGATGCAAGAATACCTCAACAGTGGCTTACAACTAGGTTGGTTAATTAATCCTCAGAATCAGCAAATAGAAATATACCGTCCCAATCAACCAGTAGAAATAGTCCAATTTCCAGTTAGTTTATCTGGAGAATACATACTACCTGGATTTGTTTTGACAGTACCTATTTGA
- a CDS encoding tetratricopeptide repeat protein, with amino-acid sequence MDGKSVGILPLDCPKERTARNCYQWSYCANDQTTRWQGEEKKKLNPPTNIINRGTPHFVGRDPQLEKLHEEFEQTDQLVICAIAGMGGVGKTELALQYALKNQHNYPGGLCWFPVRGLDLGTQVINFARTKLGLTIPDELEFNQQVEYCWGHWPQGTALIVLDDVPSFSNDYKQRIQPYLPPAQPRFKVLITSRQRPGASYRRIDLDVLLPKAALELLESLVGKERIEKELTEAQALCEWLGYLPLGLELVGRYLDIHSSLTIAKVQKRLEKKKLAAKALLYQTEQGEITAQLGVAAAFELSWEDLKDCPEAQQLGCRLSLFAPAPFDWSLVESCVIETEDEDDREEEQEELEELRDRFLVNRNLLQLTEQQTYRLHQLIREFFLTKLAQLPEADGYKQSFCQVMVAKAKEIPQTPTRDQITGVTPAIPHLVEAATVLTDWLRDEDLPWPFVGLGRLYQGQGTYDQAEPWWKQCIEITKSRLGHDHPDVAQSLNNLAALYQSMGCYDQAEPLYQQALELYKQRLGHDHPHVAQSLNNLAALYQSMGRYDQAEPLYQQALELFKQRLAHDHPSVATSLNNLALLYKSMGCYDQAEPLYQQALELYKQRLGHDHPHVAQSLNNLAALYQSMGCYDQAEPLYQQALELYKQRLGHHHPSVATSLNNLALLYKSMGCYEQAEPLYQQALELYKQRLGHHHPSVAISLNNLALLYESMGCYEQAEPLFQQALEIAERTLGSNHPNTVTIRKNLESLGDLKR; translated from the coding sequence GTGGACGGGAAATCGGTCGGGATCCTACCTTTAGACTGCCCAAAGGAGAGGACGGCACGAAACTGCTACCAGTGGAGTTATTGCGCGAACGACCAAACGACCCGATGGCAAGGGGAAGAAAAAAAAAAGTTAAATCCCCCCACTAACATTATCAATCGTGGCACTCCCCACTTTGTCGGTAGGGACCCTCAACTTGAGAAGCTCCATGAAGAATTTGAACAGACCGATCAATTAGTGATTTGTGCCATTGCCGGAATGGGCGGTGTTGGCAAAACCGAGTTAGCTCTACAATATGCTCTGAAAAATCAGCACAACTACCCTGGTGGGTTGTGCTGGTTCCCAGTGCGAGGCTTGGATCTCGGGACTCAAGTTATCAATTTTGCCCGTACTAAATTAGGATTAACCATTCCAGATGAACTAGAGTTCAACCAACAAGTAGAATACTGCTGGGGGCATTGGCCACAAGGAACAGCATTGATCGTGCTGGATGATGTGCCTTCTTTCAGCAACGACTACAAACAGAGAATTCAGCCCTACTTACCTCCAGCCCAACCCCGTTTCAAGGTACTGATCACCAGCCGTCAGCGTCCAGGGGCTTCTTACCGACGAATTGATTTGGATGTACTTTTGCCAAAAGCAGCATTGGAATTATTGGAATCCCTTGTTGGTAAAGAGCGCATTGAGAAAGAACTAACAGAAGCACAAGCGTTATGTGAATGGTTGGGGTATTTGCCTTTGGGTTTGGAGTTAGTCGGACGATATTTAGATATACATTCAAGTTTAACCATTGCTAAAGTTCAGAAACGTTTAGAGAAAAAGAAATTAGCAGCTAAGGCATTACTTTATCAAACAGAACAAGGGGAGATCACAGCCCAGTTGGGAGTAGCAGCAGCCTTTGAGTTATCCTGGGAAGATTTGAAAGATTGTCCAGAAGCCCAACAGTTGGGATGTCGTCTGAGTCTGTTTGCTCCTGCTCCTTTTGATTGGTCACTGGTAGAGTCTTGTGTTATCGAAACTGAAGATGAGGATGACCGGGAAGAAGAACAAGAAGAATTAGAAGAATTACGCGATCGCTTTTTAGTCAATCGTAATCTCTTACAACTGACCGAACAGCAAACCTATCGGCTCCATCAACTAATTCGAGAATTTTTCCTGACTAAGCTCGCTCAATTACCAGAGGCCGATGGCTACAAGCAAAGCTTTTGTCAGGTAATGGTGGCTAAGGCAAAAGAAATTCCCCAAACACCAACTCGTGATCAGATTACAGGAGTTACCCCCGCCATTCCTCATTTAGTCGAAGCTGCCACAGTCCTAACTGACTGGCTGAGGGATGAAGATTTACCATGGCCCTTTGTTGGCTTAGGAAGATTGTATCAGGGTCAAGGTACCTATGACCAGGCTGAACCGTGGTGGAAGCAATGTATAGAGATAACCAAAAGCCGTCTGGGTCACGACCATCCCGATGTGGCTCAAAGTCTCAACAACCTGGCAGCACTCTACCAGTCAATGGGGTGCTATGATCAAGCCGAACCCCTTTATCAACAGGCTTTGGAGCTGTATAAGCAGCGGCTGGGTCACGACCATCCCCATGTGGCTCAAAGTCTCAACAACCTGGCAGCACTCTACCAGTCAATGGGGCGCTATGACCAGGCTGAACCCCTCTATCAACAGGCTTTGGAGCTGTTTAAGCAGCGGCTGGCTCACGACCATCCCTCGGTGGCCACCAGTCTCAACAACCTGGCATTACTCTACAAGTCAATGGGGTGCTATGATCAAGCCGAACCCCTTTATCAACAGGCTTTGGAGCTGTATAAGCAGCGGCTGGGTCACGACCATCCCCATGTGGCTCAAAGTCTCAACAACCTGGCAGCACTCTACCAGTCAATGGGGTGCTATGATCAGGCTGAACCCCTCTATCAACAGGCTTTGGAGCTGTATAAGCAGCGGCTGGGTCACCACCATCCCTCGGTGGCCACCAGTCTCAACAACCTGGCATTACTCTACAAGTCAATGGGGTGCTATGAGCAAGCCGAACCCCTCTATCAACAGGCTTTGGAGCTGTATAAGCAGCGGCTGGGTCACCACCATCCCTCGGTCGCTATCAGTCTCAACAACCTGGCATTACTCTACGAGTCAATGGGGTGCTATGAGCAGGCCGAACCCCTCTTTCAACAGGCTTTGGAGATTGCAGAACGGACGTTAGGGTCAAATCATCCGAACACTGTAACCATCCGTAAGAATCTAGAAAGTTTGGGTGATCTAAAAAGGTAA
- a CDS encoding Rpn family recombination-promoting nuclease/putative transposase, whose translation MTYDSTLKYLVEQYPQAFTRWLFNQEPAEDIEILNTELSTEPIRADALFFVRVADAILHLEFQTLPQSEPPLPLRMLDYWVRLYRQYRCDIEQVIIFLKPSRLAGVFVNQFTERNLSFRYRVIRIWECDPQPLLTTPGLLPLAVLAQTEVPETLLSQVAARIDMIEDRQQQRNLSACVQLLAGVKFDEQLIQAYFREDMMQESVVYQRIIRQGLEQGLEQGLEQGLKQGLKQGLEQGLGQGLEQGKRNELNLIKRLLSRRLGEINPQLNNQIEQLSFSQLEDLGEALLDFETEVDLTNWLNQLTDK comes from the coding sequence ATGACTTACGACAGTACCCTAAAATATCTAGTTGAACAATATCCTCAAGCCTTTACCCGTTGGTTGTTTAACCAGGAACCCGCAGAGGATATCGAAATTCTCAACACGGAATTAAGCACAGAACCAATTCGGGCAGATGCCTTGTTTTTTGTGCGAGTTGCTGATGCTATTTTGCATTTGGAATTTCAAACCTTACCCCAATCTGAACCTCCCTTACCCCTGCGGATGCTCGATTATTGGGTGAGGTTATATCGTCAGTATCGCTGTGATATTGAGCAGGTAATAATATTCCTGAAACCAAGCCGATTAGCCGGAGTATTTGTCAATCAATTTACCGAGAGGAACCTATCCTTCCGCTATCGGGTAATTCGGATTTGGGAATGTGATCCACAACCGTTACTTACCACCCCAGGATTACTACCCTTGGCAGTATTAGCACAAACTGAAGTACCAGAAACCTTGCTATCCCAGGTAGCAGCCAGAATCGATATGATTGAAGATAGACAACAGCAACGTAACTTATCTGCGTGCGTGCAACTGTTGGCTGGGGTGAAATTTGATGAGCAGTTAATTCAAGCCTATTTTCGGGAGGATATGATGCAAGAGTCAGTAGTTTATCAACGAATTATTCGCCAAGGATTAGAGCAAGGATTAGAACAAGGATTAGAACAGGGATTAAAACAAGGATTAAAACAAGGATTAGAACAAGGATTAGGACAGGGATTAGAACAAGGAAAGCGCAATGAGCTTAATTTAATTAAGCGTCTACTTAGCCGTCGCCTAGGTGAGATAAATCCCCAATTAAACAATCAAATTGAGCAGTTATCCTTTTCCCAGTTGGAGGATTTAGGAGAAGCGTTGTTAGATTTTGAAACCGAAGTGGATTTGACCAATTGGTTGAACCAGTTAACGGATAAGTAA
- a CDS encoding DUF4351 domain-containing protein, which produces MMQESVVYQRIIRQGLEQGLEQGLEQGLKQGLKQGLEQGLGQGLEQGKRNELNLIIRQINRRLGEINPQLQNQIEELSFDQLEDLGEALLDFESDAARSWGFPP; this is translated from the coding sequence ATGATGCAAGAGTCAGTAGTTTATCAACGAATTATTCGCCAAGGATTAGAACAAGGATTAGAACAAGGATTAGAACAGGGATTAAAACAGGGATTAAAACAAGGATTAGAACAAGGATTAGGACAAGGATTAGAGCAAGGAAAGCGCAATGAGCTTAATTTAATTATCCGTCAAATTAACCGTCGCCTAGGTGAAATAAATCCCCAATTACAAAATCAGATTGAAGAATTATCCTTTGACCAGTTGGAAGATTTAGGAGAAGCGTTATTAGATTTTGAAAGCGATGCAGCGCGGTCTTGGGGGTTTCCCCCATGA
- a CDS encoding sulfotransferase domain-containing protein, which translates to MNQKRQKPHYSMCQGFRIPMGFPVTCFESGLNYTAQPEDNFIVTYPKCGTTWVQHIVWMLNHDGEPLPVGKDINLEVPHLEEVGADFVAAMPSPRFIKTHLPYSCTPYCADAKYIYIARNPFDCVVSFYYHTKGFVKHYNFAEGTFNDFFKCFIDGEVDWGDYFEHLLSWYDHRQDSNVLFITYEAMKADTPNHIREIAKFLGSSYVDKLNNAEIFNSILKHTSFTSMSQDQSRWSSQRPQEMTPFIRKGEIGDWKNHFSEEQIARLSDKFRNKTAGTDIAMLWADLIPSKPSAVSRQPSALGGTGF; encoded by the coding sequence ATGAACCAAAAACGACAAAAACCCCACTACTCAATGTGTCAGGGATTCCGTATTCCCATGGGATTTCCGGTAACCTGTTTTGAATCTGGACTCAATTACACTGCTCAACCAGAGGATAACTTTATTGTTACTTATCCCAAATGTGGCACAACTTGGGTTCAACATATTGTCTGGATGCTCAACCATGATGGCGAACCCCTACCTGTGGGCAAAGACATCAATTTAGAAGTACCTCATCTAGAAGAAGTGGGTGCTGATTTTGTAGCAGCCATGCCATCACCAAGGTTTATTAAAACTCATCTTCCTTACTCATGCACCCCTTACTGTGCTGATGCCAAGTATATCTATATTGCTCGCAATCCCTTTGATTGTGTTGTTTCTTTTTATTACCATACTAAAGGCTTTGTGAAGCACTATAATTTTGCTGAAGGAACCTTTAATGATTTTTTTAAATGCTTTATTGATGGCGAAGTTGATTGGGGCGATTATTTCGAGCATTTACTGTCTTGGTATGACCATCGCCAGGATAGCAATGTTTTGTTTATTACTTACGAAGCTATGAAAGCTGATACTCCCAACCATATTCGAGAAATTGCTAAATTTTTAGGGAGTTCATACGTAGACAAACTCAATAATGCCGAAATTTTCAATAGCATTCTTAAACACACCAGTTTTACCAGCATGAGCCAAGACCAAAGTCGTTGGTCGAGTCAGCGACCTCAAGAAATGACACCGTTTATCCGCAAAGGAGAAATCGGAGATTGGAAGAATCATTTTTCTGAGGAACAAATAGCCCGTTTATCTGATAAATTTAGAAATAAGACTGCTGGAACAGATATAGCAATGTTGTGGGCTGATTTGATTCCCAGTAAGCCGTCAGCCGTCAGCCGTCAGCCGTCAGCCTTAGGTGGGACAGGCTTCTAG
- a CDS encoding AAA-like domain-containing protein, translated as MDTYEYQVGGSLKLNAPSYVERRADAELYNALIRGEFCYVFNSRQMGKSSLRLRIKHRLQQAGFSCASIDMTIIGSETITPQQWYKGLVVELLRKFKLSRKVNLKTWWREHDDLSEIQRLSQVIEEILLVNLKSEKNFIFFDEIDSVISLNFSTDDFFALIRSCYNQRAENHDYNRLTFALFGVATPSDLISQRKRTPFNIGKAIDLHGFTLEEAQPLASGLVGLVDNPQTLLKEILAWTGGQPFLTQKLCYLVRISNQTAISGSLTIPPGTEAFWLEQLVRNQIIDNWEANDQPEHLRTLSDRILRNEQGSSRLLALYQQILQQGEIAADDTPEQIELRLSGLVVKQPGQENKTSPVLRVYNRIYQSIFNQDWVEQKLGNLRPYSQALNAWLASNREDNSRLLRGQALAEALNWKAGKRLSVVDDEFLAASQELSWIEQQRYLEAERAKEAEARLAEQKKSARRLKFLLLAVGTALMVSTGLGATTYLGYRRSAISEMNAIAKSSAALFASNQQLDALVEAIRAKQRLKSFGRADPSTETQVESVLRQAVYGTVEYNRLVKHSHQVWAVAINQDANLIATASYDKTIKLWTLDGNLLSTLNGHQAGVYDIAISPDGNLIASASDDKTVKLWKRDSQGRFQSQPDKTLKGHQAGVYGVAISPDSQMIASGSGDKTVKLWKADGTLITTLKDHSAIVYGVAISPDGKTIASASGDKTVKLWRYNGKLLRTFQGHNDRVYKVAISPDGQTIASASGDKTVRLWDTDGTLLKTLQGHSDRVYKVAISPDGQTIASASWDGTVNQWSWEGTLLTTLRGHQDLVYGVAISPDGKTIASASWDGTVRLWKPDGIILTRLRGHSDLVWAVAISPDGKTIASASWDQTVKLWNKDGSLQRTLTGHSARVSGIAISPDGEMIASASADNTIKLWHRNGSLVKTLTNHSAAVLAVVFSSDGKMMASASADNTIKLWKRNGTLINTLNGHSGRIDGVAFSKDGTLIASASWDKTVKLWQPDGTLITTLKGHHDRVYSVAISPDGETIASASWDKTIKLWKRDGTLITTLNGHQAGVLGVVFSPDGNRIASASYDKTVKLWKRDGTLLTTLKGHSDGVLAVVFSPNGEMLASASGDNTVIIWNLDQVLDLDQLLIYGCNWIQDYLNTNSEVNDVCHP; from the coding sequence ATGGACACCTACGAATATCAAGTCGGTGGTAGTTTAAAATTAAATGCCCCTAGTTATGTAGAGCGTCGAGCTGATGCTGAACTTTATAATGCCTTAATTAGGGGTGAGTTTTGTTATGTGTTCAACTCCCGACAGATGGGTAAGTCTAGCTTGCGCTTACGGATCAAGCATCGACTGCAACAGGCTGGTTTTAGCTGCGCTTCTATCGATATGACCATAATTGGTAGCGAAACTATTACTCCCCAGCAGTGGTACAAAGGATTAGTCGTTGAGTTATTAAGAAAATTTAAACTTTCCAGAAAAGTTAACTTAAAAACTTGGTGGCGTGAGCACGATGATTTATCGGAAATTCAGCGATTGAGTCAGGTGATCGAAGAAATTTTATTAGTTAACCTTAAAAGCGAAAAAAATTTTATTTTTTTCGATGAAATCGATAGCGTTATTAGCCTCAATTTTTCTACAGATGATTTTTTTGCTCTGATTCGCTCCTGCTATAACCAACGAGCAGAAAATCATGACTACAATCGCCTCACTTTTGCATTATTTGGAGTGGCTACCCCTTCAGATTTAATTTCCCAGAGAAAACGAACCCCCTTTAATATTGGTAAGGCTATTGATTTGCATGGGTTTACCCTAGAAGAAGCTCAACCCTTAGCATCAGGATTAGTAGGATTAGTAGACAATCCCCAAACTCTTCTCAAAGAGATATTGGCTTGGACAGGAGGACAACCATTTTTGACTCAAAAGCTGTGCTATCTGGTGCGGATATCAAATCAAACGGCAATTAGTGGCTCTCTGACTATTCCCCCTGGTACGGAAGCATTTTGGTTAGAGCAGCTTGTGCGCAACCAAATTATTGACAACTGGGAAGCCAATGATCAACCGGAGCATTTACGAACTTTAAGCGATCGCATTCTCAGAAATGAACAAGGGTCTAGTCGGTTATTGGCTCTTTATCAGCAAATCTTACAACAGGGAGAAATTGCTGCAGATGATACTCCTGAACAAATAGAATTACGACTAAGTGGGTTAGTTGTTAAGCAGCCTGGTCAGGAGAACAAAACTTCCCCAGTGCTAAGGGTTTATAATCGGATCTACCAGTCTATTTTTAATCAGGATTGGGTTGAGCAAAAATTAGGGAATCTGCGACCTTATAGTCAAGCCCTCAACGCTTGGTTAGCGTCCAACCGTGAAGATAATTCTCGGCTGTTGCGAGGACAAGCCTTAGCAGAAGCGTTAAACTGGAAAGCGGGCAAACGGTTGAGTGTAGTAGATGATGAATTCTTAGCTGCCTCTCAAGAATTAAGCTGGATTGAACAGCAACGGTATTTAGAAGCAGAACGGGCTAAGGAAGCAGAAGCAAGACTAGCAGAACAGAAAAAAAGTGCCAGACGACTCAAGTTCTTGCTGCTAGCAGTGGGTACAGCATTGATGGTTTCCACAGGGTTAGGGGCAACCACTTACCTCGGATATAGACGCTCAGCTATTAGCGAAATGAATGCGATCGCAAAATCCTCAGCAGCGCTCTTTGCCTCCAATCAACAATTAGACGCCCTAGTAGAAGCGATCAGAGCCAAGCAACGATTGAAAAGCTTTGGTAGAGCCGACCCCAGTACGGAAACTCAAGTAGAATCCGTGCTAAGACAAGCAGTTTATGGCACTGTTGAATATAATCGGTTAGTAAAGCATAGCCATCAGGTTTGGGCAGTTGCCATTAACCAGGATGCTAATCTAATCGCTACCGCTAGTTATGATAAGACCATCAAACTCTGGACACTGGATGGTAATTTATTATCTACCCTCAACGGTCATCAAGCTGGGGTTTACGACATTGCCATTAGCCCAGACGGGAATCTGATTGCTTCCGCTAGTGACGATAAAACCGTCAAACTCTGGAAACGGGATAGTCAGGGCAGGTTTCAATCCCAACCCGATAAAACCCTCAAGGGTCATCAAGCTGGGGTTTATGGTGTTGCCATTAGCCCCGACAGCCAGATGATTGCTTCAGGGTCTGGAGACAAAACCGTCAAACTCTGGAAAGCTGACGGTACCTTGATTACTACCCTTAAAGACCATAGCGCTATTGTTTATGGAGTGGCCATTAGCCCAGATGGTAAAACCATTGCGTCAGCGTCAGGGGACAAAACCGTTAAACTTTGGCGCTATAATGGGAAATTACTAAGGACGTTTCAGGGGCATAATGATCGCGTTTACAAAGTTGCCATCAGCCCAGATGGTCAAACCATTGCGTCAGCGTCAGGGGATAAAACCGTTAGACTCTGGGATACTGATGGCACTTTACTAAAAACTCTTCAGGGCCATAGCGATCGCGTTTACAAAGTTGCTATCAGCCCAGATGGTCAAACCATTGCGTCCGCGAGTTGGGACGGAACCGTTAACCAGTGGAGTTGGGAAGGGACATTACTCACTACCCTCAGAGGACATCAAGATTTAGTGTACGGTGTGGCCATCAGCCCAGACGGAAAAACTATTGCATCCGCGAGTTGGGATGGAACCGTTAGGCTCTGGAAACCTGATGGCATCATTCTAACCAGGCTCAGAGGGCATAGTGATTTAGTTTGGGCAGTGGCCATTAGCCCAGACGGAAAAACCATTGCATCCGCGAGTTGGGATCAGACCGTGAAACTGTGGAATAAAGATGGTAGTCTACAAAGAACCCTGACTGGCCATAGCGCTAGAGTTTCAGGAATAGCGATTAGCCCCGATGGTGAGATGATTGCCTCCGCTAGTGCCGATAACACCATCAAGCTCTGGCACAGAAACGGTAGCTTGGTAAAAACCTTAACAAATCATAGCGCCGCCGTTTTAGCAGTAGTCTTCAGCTCCGACGGTAAGATGATGGCTTCCGCTAGTGCCGATAACACCATTAAGCTTTGGAAACGGAACGGTACCTTAATTAATACCCTCAACGGCCATAGCGGACGCATTGATGGAGTAGCCTTCAGCAAAGACGGGACTCTAATTGCGTCCGCCAGTTGGGATAAAACTGTCAAGCTTTGGCAGCCAGACGGAACCTTGATTACTACCCTGAAGGGACACCATGACCGGGTTTACAGCGTTGCCATCAGTCCCGACGGTGAAACCATTGCGTCCGCGAGTTGGGACAAAACCATTAAACTCTGGAAGCGCGATGGTACCTTGATTACTACCCTCAACGGTCATCAAGCAGGAGTATTAGGAGTAGTGTTTAGCCCTGACGGTAACAGAATTGCTAGCGCTAGTTATGACAAAACCGTCAAACTCTGGAAACGGGATGGAACCCTTTTAACTACCCTGAAAGGACATAGCGATGGCGTCTTAGCCGTAGTTTTCAGCCCCAATGGTGAAATGCTCGCCTCCGCCAGTGGAGACAACACTGTTATTATATGGAATTTAGATCAAGTCCTCGATTTAGATCAGTTACTAATCTATGGTTGCAATTGGATACAAGATTATTTGAACACCAACTCGGAGGTTAATGATGTTTGTCACCCTTAA
- a CDS encoding Uma2 family endonuclease: MTQSLEGTGLTISLPDHTQLPESNGEFVKNFHEHPQSIILTDSIEPVLQKIHPDKQYAIGQDSGIYWRITEPLERGAEAPDWFYVPGVPPLLDGKLRRSYVLWQEHLAPLIALEFASGNGDEERDSTPLSATGEEKTKPGKFWVYEQIIRIPYYGIYIFDTGELEVYHLVNGKYHQMKTNQRGHYPIEQLGVELGVWEGSYQNLNQNHLWLRWWDTEGNLLLMGSERAEQEKQRAEQEKQRAEQAERSQREAIPKLLAMGLTVEQVSSALGLSIEEVENEE; this comes from the coding sequence ATGACCCAGAGCTTAGAGGGAACAGGTCTAACTATTTCGTTACCGGATCATACTCAACTACCAGAATCCAATGGCGAATTTGTGAAGAACTTCCATGAGCATCCCCAAAGCATTATTTTAACTGATTCTATTGAACCGGTTCTCCAGAAAATTCATCCCGACAAACAATACGCTATTGGTCAAGACTCAGGTATCTATTGGCGGATCACAGAACCTTTAGAAAGAGGAGCAGAAGCTCCGGATTGGTTTTATGTACCGGGAGTACCTCCTCTGCTAGATGGTAAACTTCGTCGTTCCTATGTACTTTGGCAAGAACACCTAGCACCTCTGATTGCTCTGGAATTTGCTAGTGGTAATGGAGACGAAGAAAGGGATTCTACTCCTTTATCTGCTACTGGAGAAGAAAAAACTAAACCAGGTAAATTCTGGGTTTATGAACAAATTATTCGCATTCCCTACTACGGAATCTATATCTTTGATACTGGGGAGTTAGAGGTTTATCATCTAGTCAATGGTAAATATCACCAGATGAAGACTAATCAAAGGGGACATTATCCTATTGAACAGTTAGGGGTAGAATTAGGTGTATGGGAAGGCTCATATCAGAATCTTAATCAGAATCACTTGTGGCTAAGGTGGTGGGATACGGAAGGTAATCTACTGCTGATGGGCAGTGAGCGGGCTGAGCAAGAAAAACAACGGGCTGAGCAAGAAAAACAACGGGCTGAGCAAGCTGAACGTTCACAACGAGAGGCTATTCCTAAGCTATTGGCAATGGGACTAACTGTGGAGCAAGTGAGTTCAGCGTTAGGCTTATCTATTGAGGAAGTAGAGAATGAAGAATGA